The nucleotide window CGCAGTGTATTGCTGCAGTACGCGCTGGGCCTGTTGCACGTGGCGCTGCTGGTGGGCTACCACAAACAGCAGCGCCTCGCCTACCCGCAGCTTCAGCACACAAAAAAACTCCACGGGCACGGCCTTGCGGTTCAGGTCGGTCGTTTCGGCTTGGCGCAGTAGTTCCAGCAGGGTTTCCTGGTGCTGCCGAAACTCCTTCAGTACGTCCCGGCTCAGGGCGCTCTGGCTGGGGTTCATGTGCCTGAGGGTTTTCTGCAGCTTGCGGTTCTCAGGCCGCACCGTTTCGTACGACTTACGCCCGAGCCAGCTGAAGCCTACCTCCGCATCAGTGCCTGCTTTGTGCCCGGCTGCCAGGGCTTTGCGCAGCGCCGGGTTATAGAAGCGGCTGTAGCGGTTCAGGTGCTCCAGGCATTCCAGCACGCTCCAGCTGGTAGCACTGGGCTTGAACTGTAGCGCCTGCCCGTTGCGGGGCTCCAGTTCGGTGCTGAGGACGGCAAGCAGCTCGTGCACCTGGTTGTGGAGCTGCTGCAGGAAGGGTTGGGTTTTCATAGCCAGAAAGGACGTGAGCTGAAAAAGTTGAACCCGTCAAAAGTCCGGCTTGCCCGGCTGCAAAATCTTGATTTCGCGCAAGATTTTAGCGCAGGCGGCTCAGGGTTTCGGGCGTCATGCGCAGGTAGGAGGCAATGTACTTGCGCGGCACCAGCTGAAACAGGTGCGGGCTGCGGGCCCGCAGCCGGTCGAGGCGGCGCTGGGGCTCGGGCAGCAGCAAGTCTATTTCCCGCTCGATGCGCCCTACCACGGCCCGCTCCATTTCGGCCCGCCAGAACCGCCCGATATTGGGCCGGCGTTCCACCAGCTCCAGCAAATCGGCGCGGGTAATGGCCAGCAGGCGGCTGGCTTTCAGCGTTTGAATGCTGTAGGAAGATGGGCGCCCTTCCACAAACGACGGGAATGAGCAGATAAGCGTGCTGGCGTAGCCGAAGCCCACGCAGATTTCCTCGTGCTGGGTAGGCAGAAAAATGCGCAGCACGCCTTCGTCTATAAAATACAGGTAGTGGTCGGTTTGGCCGGGCTGGATGAGGAAGTCGCCGCGGCGGAGGTGCACCGGGCGCTGCCACCGACCCACGAGGGCATCAACGTCGGCGGCCGTTAGTCCCGGCACCTGGTGCAGCAGCTGGCGCAGGCGCTGCGGGCTGGTCAATTCGGTGGAACGGAAAGCTGGCTCAGCCATCAGGGAAATACGTTAGGCGGCCACTGCGGCGACTCACCGGCAAATTACGGCAGCCGCCCCATTTTGCGCAGCTATTCTGCGTATCTTCCCTGCTCTCAGCTCTTACTTTCCCATTGCTTATGGACTGGCTTACCATTGCGTTGCTTTTGCTGTTCGGCTTGCTGTTTGTGGCCGCCGAAGTTATTTTTATTCCGGGCACTACCATCGTCGGCCTCGTGGGGCTGGGGCTGCTGATTGCGGGCATCTGGCTAGGCTACCGCGACCTGGGCACCCCACTGGGCCACTACATGCTGCTGGGCTCGGCCGTGGTAGTGGGCGTGCTGGTGTACGTGGGGCTGCGGCCGCGCAACCTCAATAAGATGGCCCTCACCAGCGTCAACAATACCAGCGTGCACGATATCCGCCGCCCCGACGTACCGGCCGGCACGGTGGGCCGTACGCTGTCGGCGCTTCGGCCGGCCGGCACTGCGCTGTTTGCCGAAGCAAGGCGCGAGGTGGTAACGCGCGGCGAATTTCTGGCCGCCGGCACGCCTGTTCGGGTGCTGGGCATCGAGCAGAACCGCATTGTAGTAGAGCAGGCCTGAGCAGCACGGCCGCAGTTGTCCTTTTTAGTTGTTAGTTGCCGACGGGCGCCTGCTGGCATCTGAAAATCACCACCTTATTTTCTTCTTCATGGAGTTTCCCTTTTTTCCGCTGGCGGTGGGTGCCGTGGCCCTGCTGGTGCTGCTGTATTTCTTCCCCATCAGCCTCTGGATTACGGCGCTGTTTTCGGGCGTACGCGTGAGCTTGTTCCAACTGGCCTTTATGCGGGTGCGCAAGGTACCGCCGTCCCTTATTGTCAACTCCATGATTACTAGCACAAAAGCCGGGCTGGAGCTCACGGCCAACGACCTGGAAACGCACTACCTGGCCGGGGGCAATATTCCCAGCGTCATTAAAGCGCTGATTTCGGCCGACAAAGCCAACATCCCGCTCACTTTCAAGCAAGCCACCGCCATCGACCTGGCGGGCCGCGACGTATTCGAGGCCGTCACGACGTCCGTTAACCCGAAGGTTATCAACACACCCAACGTGGCGGCCGTGGCGCAGGATGGCATTCAGCTGATTGCCAAAGCCCGCATTACGGTGCGCGCCAATATCACGCAGCTGGTAGGCGGTGCCGGCGAAGAAACGATTCTGGCCCGCGTGGGTGAAGGTATCGTGACGAGTATCGGTTCGTCGAAGTCGCACAAGGAGGTGCTCGAAAACCCCGATAAGATTTCCAAGCTGGTGCTCAGCAAGGGCCTTGATGCCGGTACGGCCTTCGAAATTCTGTCCATCGACATTGCCGACATCGATATAGGAGAAAACATCGGGGCCAAGCTGCAGATCGACCAAGCCACCGCCGACCTGAAAGTGGCCGAAGCCAAAGCCGAGGAGCGCCGTGCTATGGCCGTAGCCGTGGAGCAGGAAAACCGCGCCAAAACCCAGGAAGCCAAGGCTCTGGTAGTGCAGGCCGAAGCCGAGATTCCGCGCGCTATTGCCGAAGCCTTCCGCAGCGGCAACTTAGGCGTAATGGACTACTATAAAATGCGCAACGTACAGGCTGACACCGACATGCGCGACTCCATTGCCAACCCCGGCGGTCAGAGCGGCAGCACCAAGCCCGGCCGCGACGAGCAGCGGCTCAGCTAAGGGCGAGGTGGTGAAATAATGAAATGGTGAGCCTATAAACGTGTCATTGCGAGCGTAGCGAAGCCATCCGTCCTGCACAACGTACCCGGCCCCGAAATGTGAAAAGCCCCTGACGTATGCATACGTCAGGGGCTTTC belongs to Hymenobacter sp. J193 and includes:
- a CDS encoding DinB family protein; this encodes MKTQPFLQQLHNQVHELLAVLSTELEPRNGQALQFKPSATSWSVLECLEHLNRYSRFYNPALRKALAAGHKAGTDAEVGFSWLGRKSYETVRPENRKLQKTLRHMNPSQSALSRDVLKEFRQHQETLLELLRQAETTDLNRKAVPVEFFCVLKLRVGEALLFVVAHQQRHVQQAQRVLQQYTAQQETAPRLVV
- a CDS encoding Crp/Fnr family transcriptional regulator, which gives rise to MAEPAFRSTELTSPQRLRQLLHQVPGLTAADVDALVGRWQRPVHLRRGDFLIQPGQTDHYLYFIDEGVLRIFLPTQHEEICVGFGYASTLICSFPSFVEGRPSSYSIQTLKASRLLAITRADLLELVERRPNIGRFWRAEMERAVVGRIEREIDLLLPEPQRRLDRLRARSPHLFQLVPRKYIASYLRMTPETLSRLR
- a CDS encoding NfeD family protein, with amino-acid sequence MDWLTIALLLLFGLLFVAAEVIFIPGTTIVGLVGLGLLIAGIWLGYRDLGTPLGHYMLLGSAVVVGVLVYVGLRPRNLNKMALTSVNNTSVHDIRRPDVPAGTVGRTLSALRPAGTALFAEARREVVTRGEFLAAGTPVRVLGIEQNRIVVEQA
- the floA gene encoding flotillin-like protein FloA (flotillin-like protein involved in membrane lipid rafts), whose translation is MEFPFFPLAVGAVALLVLLYFFPISLWITALFSGVRVSLFQLAFMRVRKVPPSLIVNSMITSTKAGLELTANDLETHYLAGGNIPSVIKALISADKANIPLTFKQATAIDLAGRDVFEAVTTSVNPKVINTPNVAAVAQDGIQLIAKARITVRANITQLVGGAGEETILARVGEGIVTSIGSSKSHKEVLENPDKISKLVLSKGLDAGTAFEILSIDIADIDIGENIGAKLQIDQATADLKVAEAKAEERRAMAVAVEQENRAKTQEAKALVVQAEAEIPRAIAEAFRSGNLGVMDYYKMRNVQADTDMRDSIANPGGQSGSTKPGRDEQRLS